Genomic window (Fusobacterium sp. DD2):
TACAGAAGATGAGATAATAAACGAAATTTATGAAAATTATCCGGTATTGAAGTCAAAAAATGAAATAAATGCTCTTCTATCTTTTGTATTAAAAAATTATTTATCTGATGTTTTACTTGGAAACATAATTACTAATAAATTTTTCTGTGAATTAGATAATGTTTTTATTGAAAATTATGAATTTATCTTCTTGCTCCTTTATTATTTAAAAAAGATAAGATTGAGTTATAAACTTAACTTGAACTATGATCCGACCTCTCCATTTTCGAACTATATAGAAGAAAAACTTTTAACATAATGTGATATATGTTAGAATAGATTTGAGGTTTTAGTACCTTGTAATATTTGAGTATGGTAAAACAATTTCAGCAATCGTAAACAGGAGAATATGGTTTTAGTACCTTGTAATATTTGAGTATGGTAAAACGTGCAGCTGATATTCTTGCAGCACTATCCAGTTTTAGTACCTTGTAATATTTGAGTATGGTAAAACTCTTCCCATGCCTAGGTGGCATATTTATAAGTTTTAGTACCTTGTAATATTTGAGTATGGTAAAACATTTTTAAATATTGTATTGTCTTTTATAAGTTTTAGTACCTTGTAATATTTGAGTATGGTAAAACATGGGACTAGAAGGGCTATTTGATAAGGTTGTTTTAGTACCTTGTAATATTTGAGTATGGTAAAACCTTAGGAATAGCGGAGACAGAAGAAGAGATGTTTTAGTACCTTGTAATATTTGAGTATGGTAAAACTTACAAGAAAAGAAATTGATAGTTAAGGTTGTTTTAGTACCTTGTAATATTTGAGTATGGTAAAACTGCAAGAGATAAGACCTAATCATTATAAGTGTTTTAGTACCTTGTAATATTTGAGTATGGTAAAACTGGTATCAAAGGGTTGTTGTAAACGGAGAGGTTTTAGTACCTTGTAATATTTGAGTATGGTAAAACGATGTTACAACTAGAAACCCTATGAAAGGCGTTTTAGTACCTTGTAATATTTGAGTATGGTAAAACTATAGATGATATTCCAAAAGTAAATAAAGGTTTTAGTACCTTGTAATATTTGAGTATGGTAAAACTAAAAAAAGAAAGTCTTTCGTCTGCCGTTGTTTTAGTACCTTGTAATATTTGAGTATGGTAAAACATTTGCATCCAAATATGAAAAGAGTTCGTTGTTTTAGTACCTTGTAATATTTGAGTATGGTAAAACTGGTAAATATAAAGGAAGAAAACCTATTACGTTTTAGTACCTTGTAATATTTGAGTATGGTAAAACATTGAACAATATTTTGAGATTAAATTCAATGTTTTAGTACCTTGTAATATTTGAGTATGGTAAAACTGACACTGGGATAGAATTCCCACAGATGTAGTTTTAGTACCTTGTAATATTTGAGTATGGTAAAACTTTTGCCCAAATAAACTACTATTATCACCAGTTTTAGTACCTTGTAATATTTGAGTATGGTAAAACAAGAAGCTCTCTAAAAACCACATATCAAATGTTTTAGTACCTTGTAATATTTGAGTATGGTAAAACGCAAAAGTTGTTTTTCCTGTCGAAGTACCTGTTTTAGTACCTTGTAATATTTGAGTATGGTAAAACAAAGGTGATAAAGTTTCCATAGCTTCAGCAGTTTTAGTACCTTGTAATATTTGAGTATGGTAAAACTAAATTAACTTCTTTAAACTGTTCTTCCCGTTTTAGTACCTTGTAATATTTGAGTATGGTAAAACAAACTAGTTAGATTATCAATAGAAAGTTATGTTTTAGTACCTTGTAATATTTGAGTATGGTAAAACAACATTCCTTGGCTCTAAGTTTGTTGGTAGGTTTTAGTACCTTGTAATATTTGAGTATGGTAAAACGGCTTCTTGAATTATGGCAACAATCAGCTAGTTTTAGTACCTTGTAATATTTGAGTATGGTAAAACGTTGTAATCTTAATTGACTTATTACCAACTGTTTTAGTACCTTGTAATATTTGAGTATGGTAAAACCGTTCCTAGGTATTATGGAATATGAGAGAAGTTTTAGTACCTTGTAATATTTGAGTATGGTAAAACAACTCAACTGATATTCATCCACATGTTTATGTTTTAGTACCTTGTAATATTTGAGTATGGTAAAACGTAATGCATCTGGATTACGAGGGCTAATAGGTTTTAGTACCTTGTAATATTTGAGTATGGTAAAACTTGCTTCAGGGCTCACTATTACATCCTCTAGTTTTAGTACCTTGTAATATTTGAGTATGGTAAAACGAAGATGGAACAAATGAACTTGTCGGAGTTGTTTTAGTACCTTGTAATATTTGAGTATGGTAAAACTAATAATTTTATGCAACTATATAACCACCTGTTTTAGTACCTTGTGATATTTGAGTATGGTAAACCCAAGGAAAAAAGGTTCAGAACTAAGCGTCTGAACCTTTTGTTATTTTTCAACTATTAAAGAATAATCTTCTGGAGTATCTATATCTAAGAACTCCTGAGAATATGGAAAATCAACAAGAGAAACAAGTGGAGTATTTCTAATTATATTTTTTCCACCATGGTCACCTTGAAGAGCAAGAAGCTCTTCTTTTTTACTATATGGAAAGAATACAGGTGAATATCTATCTCCATTACTTGTTGGAACAGTTATATATCCATATTTTTCAAAGTTATAATAGAGTTTTGAAATAGTATCTGGTGTCAAAAAGACCTGGTCACCAGTAAAAAATACAAAACCTTTTCCTGAAGAGTTTTGAACTCCTAATTTAATACTTTCACTCTGTCCTAAATTTGCTTTGGTGTTGTGAAGATACTTACAATTATATTTTTTACAAATATTTTCAGTCCAGCTGTCCCTTCCACATACCAGTATTTCAAAAAAGTTGGCGAAATTAAGTTTATCCAATACATTTTCCAAAAGAGAAACACCATTGTATTTAAGCTTTAATTTATCCTGCCCCATTCTTCTTGAAAATCCTGAAGCCATAACAATAGCAGATACTGGGACATATTGATATATCTTATTTTCAATTATACTTCCAAGTACAAATTCAGCCGGGTAATTGATTTTTTTCAGTTCATTGCAGGTAGAAATAGCTAGGGAAAATCTCTCAATACTGTTTTCACCATCAATTCCATTAAAGAAAAGATATCTATCATTAGCAGTGGAGTTTTTAAAAAATTTAGCTTTTTTTATATATTCAGTTAAAAAATTTTGTGATACTTTGTGTGATAAATAAGTTGGATAATTTTGAGAAAATAGTTCAAATCTATGAATATTTTCTTTAGAAAGTCCTCTATCTAAAATTTCCATATTGATTACACCAATTATTTTATTTGAAATTGGTGGGATACATGGCTCATTTTCATTCCACTCTTTAAAAATTTTTTCTTTAGCTCCATCTCCCTCAATTAAAATAAAATCATACTGATTTTTGATGTTATATATCTCCTGATAGGAAACTCCAGTGAGCTTATTATCTTCTATTGAATCTCCTAAAACGAAGATATTTTTCCCCTGTCCTACAAAAGTGGAATCTTTTAAAATGAGCTTTTGAAACTGTGTATTTAAA
Coding sequences:
- the yqeC gene encoding selenium cofactor biosynthesis protein YqeC; this translates as MYEIFHIKKGDIITLTGAGGKTSLMMALATELAQIGKVLITTTTKIYKPLNTQFQKLILKDSTFVGQGKNIFVLGDSIEDNKLTGVSYQEIYNIKNQYDFILIEGDGAKEKIFKEWNENEPCIPPISNKIIGVINMEILDRGLSKENIHRFELFSQNYPTYLSHKVSQNFLTEYIKKAKFFKNSTANDRYLFFNGIDGENSIERFSLAISTCNELKKINYPAEFVLGSIIENKIYQYVPVSAIVMASGFSRRMGQDKLKLKYNGVSLLENVLDKLNFANFFEILVCGRDSWTENICKKYNCKYLHNTKANLGQSESIKLGVQNSSGKGFVFFTGDQVFLTPDTISKLYYNFEKYGYITVPTSNGDRYSPVFFPYSKKEELLALQGDHGGKNIIRNTPLVSLVDFPYSQEFLDIDTPEDYSLIVEK